A stretch of DNA from Coccidioides posadasii str. Silveira chromosome 4, complete sequence:
GGTAGCCAGGTCAGGAGGTTTATCGGACAATCGCGTCTCAAATGTTTTCTTCGCGCATGTGCAGTAAACAAGGAAGGATCGCGAACTCGCGCAATTGCTGAATTGGGAGGTTCGGAGTTAATGTTAGTCAGCTGGAGCTTGCGCCGTGCTAGGTCAATGAGGGGAtgggtacggagtatgttcTTAAGGAAttgaaaggaaaaaaaaagcttcaGGCTCGTGAATTGCGGTGGTTGGCGATCCCCAGCCATCGCGAAAGAACGCGACGTTTTCTGCACTGCGCTGCCTCTGATTGGCCGCACAGTGGCTTTTCCTAATTAACGCGAAAATTCACGTGTAACTGCACTAGTACAAATATGGACAAGTGTTTCTACGGGACATTTTTAATCCGTAAGAACGGATAAATATTATACCGATATCCAATtagtaagcaagagtctgCCATTACGCCATGCGGTGTTCAGTCGGAATCGCATTGAATGCCAAAGGACAGCTTGCTATTCTTTCGCATTTGCGTTTGGGCTTCTTGCCGTCTTCATATGCCATCTTCAGAGCTGGCTTCGCCAATTGCCTCGTTCTCTGTGTTTAGTTATAAGCTGTCGCACCGCCATACGTGTTTGCCCCTCAAACCAAATATTAGGATATCCGCCATGGCCGCGATTTGGGGGAATGCCGGGCAGCCAGGCCAATTTCCTCTGGAGCAATGGTTTTACGAAATGCCACCTTGTACGAGATGGTGGACAACTGCGACAGTAGCAACATCGGTTCTCGTACAATGCCACATCTTGACGCCTTTCCAGCTCTTCTATAGCTTCCGAGCTGTGTTCGTGAAATCACAGGTGAGAATTTCCCGCGTTTGCTCGATTTATAAAAGTGGTTAATTAACTGCGTGGTTTCCGATTAGTACTGGCGCCTTATTTCGAATTTCCTTTACTTCGGGCCACTAAATCTGGACCTCTTATTCCACGTCTTTTTTCAGCAGCGGTACTCCCGCCTTCTCGAAGAGTCATCAGGCCATTCATCAGCGAACTTCTCATGGATGCTTCTATACGCTACCATCGCCCTCCTTACTCTGTCCCCCTTCCTCTCTGTCCCATTTTTGGGACCCGCACTCTCCTCGAGTTTAGTCTACATCTGGGGACGTCGAAACCCAGACACAAGGTTGAGTTTCTTTGGTGTCCTTGTTTTCACTGCGCCATACCTTCCGTGGGTGTTGATGGCGTTCAGCCTTATTGTGCACGGTACTATCCCTAAGGACGAGATATGTGGCGTCATAGTAGGCCATATTTGGTATTTCTTCTCGGATGTTTATCCTCCTCTTCACGGCGGACATAGGCCGCTAGATCCACCCGCGTGGTGGAGACGATTGTTCGAAGGCAGAATGGGTACAGATAGGAGGCAAGAGGATCGAGGGACCCATGCCAGAAATCTCAACAATGAATTTGCAGCAGCCGCAGCACCGGAGGTCAGATAGTGTCGCCCTGAGACGATATTAACCTTCCAAGTACCCTGCAACAACTAGTTGTTCACCCCAACGCCTTGTAGGCGTTTGACTTTTGTCTGAAATTTTCGCCTTCATCTCGACCATTTCGTCTATGAAAGTAAGAGCTGCGTGGTCAAAAGGAAGGTTGGCATGGGGTCCTTTGTTTTTTAAGCAACGAGAATCTTTCTAAAAAGCGATTTCGATATCATACAATGGCGTTACCACCCTGGTTTTGTATCAGCACGATTCCCACCTCGGCGATGGCGTTATCCTGGGAGTCTGGCTTATATTTGCATCCCTCTTGACTTTGGTCATGCTCAACATCTTGCTATCAATAGAGAGAGTACCGTATCGTCtatttttgtttctttcttattttggTTTCTATTATGGAGTACAGGGAAGTAATCGTGCACTAAATCATTGCTTTAGCACTACGGAGTGTGAATTCTCCAGGTTTTGGGGTTCGTCCTGGAAAATCTGCTTTATATATATTGCTTATCTTTGAATTGAAGGGTTATCCGCTACGTGTTTCCATCTAGTTCGTGTCATTATACGTATGTTTGGGATTTCTCGCGGAGACGTAGCCTATCTATATGATTGCGGCGCTGTCAGTCAGATCCGAGAGGTGAGATTAGAAGTTCAAATCATCATTATGGTGTTTACGTTATTGGCTTTACGAGGATTACCCTGATGCAATGTTTAAACCGACGACCTACGCTTCGACGTCAAAACTGGAAACTTGGGCAGACGAAATGGATCCGGATTTACAATGCTTCGCTCGATTTTAATACAGATGCATGATCCAAGTACTGCTTATCAGACGATGGGGTATAAAGCAGATATCAACACCACGGGCAAAGCAGGCCCATGGCCCAGCTGAACACTACTCCAATCCCATGTAACAATGCCTTCCACCCGCAAATCccgaaaacaaaaaagagatGGGTGCATGTAACAAAAGGAAGTACGAAAAGTGTTGGAATATTCGTTTTCTTCGTTGTGGCTGGATAAAAGAgaatgaaaaagaagagaatacaAGACTTAGAAAGTTGAACTGATTAATATGCATGTACGGTAGAATATAATAGTTAGCGTGGATGGAGAGAGGCATTCGGATTAGCCGGAATCAGGGGGGAATCGCAGAATGCAAGAATGCTTTTGAACGAGGAAAGGCCGGGCTAACGAATTCAAAGAACAGAGAGAAACgaaaaatgaaaatgtgGCTCTTAACTTGTTTCAGCTGTAAAAAAGGGTTAGGAAGAATTGGAACTTGATGACCTGTTCGCAAAAGGCGAAGACTTGCAGATTCGGCCTGGAAGAAACTTCCTCCAAGAGAACTGCAGTAGAGAAGCCAATGTCAAATGCAGGACTCGTTATCAGTCTGCTTTGACAGAACTACATAAAGAGAATGAGGTATTAACACAGGCGCTGAAAGGAGAGAACTAGCTGACGTACCTATATATCCGTCGAACAAAAGCGTACGCCGTTAGAAATCCCACGGTTCCCGTCAACAAACCATAAACGGTGCAGCCGAGGAAGCTATATCCGAAGAAAAGCAGGCTCGAGACGAATCCTCGTATATGGAGTCTCGTTAAATAGTACCAAACACACAAAAGGAAGATCCAAAGAGCGCTGCTTCCTCCGGTAATGAAGCTCTGCCACCACCACCGGTGATTTTCGGCGCTTAGCTGGCAATAGGTGGCTATGATCGTGACTTGGCTAACAGTGATTATCAAAACTGTGCACACCACGCTCAAATAACCGAAAACGTAGTAGTATCCACTCTTATCCTGCATAAGGTTCCGGAAGACAAAGAGCAATTCCACAAAGAGAACGGCGAACGGTGGGAGCCCGGTCAGAAGGGTACCTCGCACCGTCCTCAAATACCAAGACTGGGGCGGAATCTGTCGCGGGATGGCATTTGTGCGAGTAGGGTGTTCCCACGGTGTTGTTCGCTCATATCCGTACCAGCTTCCGGCGTAAACCAAAGGAACTTGGATGAGAAGCCAGAGGGCAACAAGGCCAACTAGCGTGCTAAATGGGATTGCCGTACTTGAAGCCTGGGCCCAGACAAACAGATTAAGGAAAAACACCAAAGCGAAAATCAAGCCTGGGAAGAGCAATGCCGTCTAGGATACATTTGTTAGTACTACACCAAACCAAGCAACATGATTTCATCGGGACGTACTACAAGCGTATTTTTTTGCCAATTCCTGCCACCGAATGTCTTGTATAGTCTCCCTGAAAAGTAACCCGAGAATGTGCCGGCGAATACGAATAGACCCATGCCGACACTGACGAACCCGCCTCTGAAGCTAGGATTCAAAACTCCGATACAGCTCAAAGCGAGGAGGCCGGTTGCCATGAAGAGGAGTTGCATTCCAGATCCCACCAGAGGCGCCAAAAGCCCGCTGTACGCGGGCACGCGGAACACATCGCCATGAAGGCGTTTCCATGAGGCCACTTCCTCTACCTCGTCATCGGACAAACGGTCCAAGTCATCGTCGCCGCCTTGCTCAAGAAGACCGCTAGACGACTTTTCGTCTATGCGTGGGGTTTTGGGAGTTCTAGGAGTTCGAGTCCCACTCCTTGAATTACGAGAAGATAGCTTTAGTTTCCCTTCTTCCAGGGATCCTTCTCCACGCCCTCTGCCTTCTCCCGCAGTTCGACCCCAAATAACAAGCACAACAAAACCCAGTACCGCGGAGATCGTTAATGAATTCAAGATCGCAAGCCAGTGCGTCATCTTTCCATCTTGATGGCTATAGAAATATAGATCCCATCGGTTTGACCACCTGATGCTCTCATCCTTCCGGAAATAAACGGAGTACGAATATGTGATCGTGATGGAGGCGCCGTCATCAACATCGTCGTCGTTTTCCGGCAAGTATGACGAACCTGGATATTTTTCTGCCAATCGGGTATTGTTCGGAGCGATATACAGTTCCAGACGTTCTTGCTTTGCGTGAACCTCTTGTGGGCATCCGTTGGCGGAACGCTGAACATCGCCAATGCTTTTAGGGTAAACTTCGAATCCGACAATGACTTTCCCACCATGCGCGCCCGCCTTTCCTGGTGCGCTCCGCCAGCGGATCACAAAAGTGAAATGGTTGTGGATAAAGTACCGGGGCGAACGGCTAGCGGGGGAGAAATCCTTGTACCCAAGCTTGAAACCAGAGGAATAATATCTCTTCGATCTATCGACCGAAACAAAACTCGTTGCACCTGGTAGATTGTCCATGATCCATTCCACCATATAGCCGTCTGAAATAAGATTCTTTGCGCGTTTGACGTCCGTGCGGTCGATCTTGCGGTGACATAGGAACTGGCAAGCGACGTCTTTCCCCATGATCACTTCAAAATCGGAATTCCTGATGCGATCGCCACGCAGAACCTCGCCGAGATTGAGAGAGATACTGTGGCCGCTGGCAAAGGGGGAGCTGGTGTGTGTCTTGCCACTCGGGGGACAGACAAACGGGAGATCGAAATACGCATACTGGAATGGGGAGTGATCCgaaaagatcttgttcacGAGGACGGGAATTCTCTCGTTATCGCGGTAGCTCCGTATTGAATAACCTTTGAGGATATCGCCCAGTCAGCCATTCCCGTCTCGTGTGCCAGGGTGCGGAACTTCCAATTGGTACTTCGCAGTATGAATGTGGCCCTTCTCACATACCAGGAATATAGAAAGCTCGAGCAGTGGACAGGAGAAACACGAATGCAGCCAGCATGGGCCATACGCGAATATCGAGTGCCATTTCGATAGGCTTTTTTTTGGTGGGTGCCGGGGCGGAACGAAGTTCAGAAATTCGGCCCGTGGGCGGTTGAGGCCGCTGAGATATATGATGGAGTAACTCAAGCTAGATGTTGGACACAAGTACAGGAAGACGGAAGATTGGACAATAAGGGAAACGATCAGGTGTTTGGGCGAGAGCGAGCAAGAATTGAGCGAGTGTAATCGGCGACAAACGCCGGAAGTCCGGGGTAAAACGATAGAGAAAAAGGGAGGATGATCAACGGTGGTGTCAACGCATCAACCCGATGGCAAGATGCAAGATACCATTGCCAAATATCTGCCGACGCGGGAGGCCGAGGGACGGTGACGTGGGTTACACGGCGGTACTGAATACAGGGTTCAAAGACTGCAGACCCGCATGGAGGGACGGCCGCTCTCAGGGATGATGAGGGTGAAGGTGTATGAAGCAGTAATTAATAAGTTATACAAGCGTAATTTGGGGAGTTGGCGACAAGAGCTGAGACGCAGCCATGGATGCGCCCATTTACCAGCGTTGATTCGTCGGAAACCGTCTCCAGCCCGTTGAGCGAATCATAAGTGGCAAAAAATTACACTAGTAACTTAAGAGTACTGTGATTGGCTGGAGTCGCTGCCAATTACGGTCGTGACAGCGTAACTTAGATTTTGAGGCTGATAAATTTCGACATGTGGAGGGAGCAAACGGAGAAGATAGCTGGAGGATGACAACAAGCATGCTGATAATACACAAGGGAACAGTTGGAGGGTGTGCTGCAGCAGGGACACTTGGTTGCAAGCATAAGATGAAGACATAACTCGTAAAAGGACATGGCAAAAATGCAACAAAACCAAGATCATACTACCACTTCCTTCTGATACACAAATTcgagggggaaaaagaaaaaaaaaggacaaagGAACAATGGTCACTTATGTATTGTTCAGAAGATATTCAACCGCTCCTTGGACACTTCCGCCTGTTCTTCTGAGTGCCTCAATGTTCCTTTCAAACTCATAAAATCCCATTTCATTTAATTGCCGAAGTTGCTCGGCATATCTTTCCTCTGGTGGGCGGTTATCTTGTGGAGTTGAGCTGCCTTGGCCCATCAGCCCAGGGAAGAGCGCCGCAAATGGGTTGGCACCGGCTTCAGCATTCGAGCCATTTTGACCACCTCCAACAGCCTGCATTAGCTGGTTAAACAGGGTTGGGTCTTGTAAAAATGGGTTATTTGCAAGGGCCGCATATGGGTTCTGACGTTGCTGGCTCGTGGTCTGCCCGGCAGGCGGTGATGCAAGTAGCGCCGGGTTAAACAAGGCCGCAAAAGGATTTTGTTGATTCTGGCCTGGCTGGGTACCTTCGGCGGTTGACGAAGGTGCAGTGGTGCCCGTCGAAGCGCCCTCTCGAGGTTGATTCTCTTGCGTACCTGTAGGAGCAGGGCTATTGCCCGTTGGCGCACCCCCAAACGCTGCGTTGCCAAAAAGTGCCCCGAAAGGGTTTCCCGCTGCACCctgtggaggaggaggaaggcCAAAAAGAGTAAAAGGATTTGGGGCGTTTCCGGCACTATTTCCAGTATTGCCCGTCTGTGTATTCTCTTGCTGGCGATGCTCATCTGACGTCGTGTTTGTGACTCCAGGAGCGGGAAAGGCCGCATTCTCCCCGCTTCCGCCTCCAAACGGACTTAAACCAAACTGCGATTGCATCTGAGCCATCTGACGAAGCATATTAGGGTCCGTCAACATCCTACGGAATGCGGGCGATTGCATCATTTGTCGCACACCGGGCCCCATATCGCGCAACATCGGGTTTTGCTGGATCATCATATCTAGGAGCTGAGGGTTCTGGAGAGCTTCGTTCATCATGGATTGGAATTGGGGATTGTCAAGCATATTTATCAATTGCTCGGTACTAGGAGGTGGGCCCATCTAGTTGTGGTGGTTAGAATTAATCAGTAATTGGCAGGATGCTTAAGAACTTACTCCTCCGTCAGGCCCAAAAAAGGATGCTCCTGGAAGTTGCATATTGTAGCCAGCGAATCTTGCTCCGGTTAACCCGGCCAGAGGGTTGTTTCCCGTGCCGGCTGCGATATTGGTTGGAACTCCGGGTGGCGGTGCTTGGGGTGCCGAGCGGCCAGCAGTTGTCGCGCTGGAGCTTTGCGAGCTTTGCTGCGGGGGTTGATTACTGGCAGCGCTTTTCACCAAATGAATTGTATGGCCATCTTTGACATTATACGTTGCAAGTGTATCGTGATCCTTCAGGACCCGGCCAGAGTAAATAAGACGTTGGCGCGCAGGAGGGACATCGGCGTATTGTGGCTCTGAGAGCTTGACTTTCAGATTCCCAATCTTTGTCGACGGGGCTAGAGTAAGAGAATATTTTGCATCACTTGAGGTTTTCACAAGGAAGGTAATCGGCGACTCTTCTCCAACCTCGCCGTTGTCCGCCATCGCTACGCTTAGAGATGCCGAAGACCGTGGAAGTCCCACGCGGGGAAGGGAAATAGCAGATGCTTGTGCTTGTTCACAAAGACTGATGATTTAACAATTAGGTGAGAGACAGTGTTAGAATGCACAGCCTCCTATAACAGAGCACAGGAGAGTAGCATATCAATGGAGCAATGCAGATTATCCAAAATGACCGGTTGAGACGAGTGGGTGAGGTGATCTCACTCAAAGGTGGCTACGGGGGCCCAGAGGTGCTGGACGCGCATCGAAGTCAAAAGAACTCCCAACCTCAAACCACAACGAAAATTTCACATCCGTACTCACTTGTCTCAATTTTCGGCTCCCAACCTCACTTGATCTAATTGTACAGGCTTGCCTTGTTGCTCTTCTATTGTGCAATGAGAGGAGTCTTCCCTATGAGATTGTGGCAAATTTTATGAGCAGGTAGTGCACTGCTGCTTGCCCCTACCCAGCAGCCATGGCGACCACTTCGTCCATGTTTATGTACTCTCTTACCATCCAGCCACCAACAGCAATTACTCAAGCAATAATTGGCCAATTTTCGGGTGTTAAGGAGCAACAGATCGTGATTGCATCCGGCTCTAAGCTGTCAATCCACGAACCAGATTCACACCAGGGCAAGATTCGAACTCTCTACTCCCAGGATGTCTTTGGGATAATCAGATCTTTGGCGGCGTTTAGGCTTGCGGGCAGCAGTAAAGGTATGTTTGCACCCAATACAACTGTCAAAAAGACCAATATAGTGATTCTTCAAAGCTTTGGGAGCAGCATGACGTCCTCTTCGTCCCGCGCAAATTACCTTCCCCTGCGAAAAGGACTGGCACGCTGTATCCTTGCTTAGTACCTTTGATGAGTGATGCTAAGTACTTGTATCGCTAGACTATATTATCATCGGCTCTGACTCTGGTCGGATCGCAATCGTCGAGTATGTCCCATCCCAGAATCGCTTCAATCGAATTCACCTAGAGACCTTTGGTAAATCTGGCATTCGACGAGTTGTTCCAGGCCAATATCTCGCTGTGGATCCGAAAGGCCGAGCGTGCTTGATAGCATCGGTGGAAAAGAACAAATTGGTATATGTTCTTAACCGAAATGCTCAAGCCGAGCTCACAATATCTTCTCCCCTCGAAGCACATCGACCTCAGACCCTAGTCTTCGCGCTAACCGCCCTCGATGTGGGCTACGAGAATCCCATATTTGCAGCACTGGAGGTGGATTATACAGAATCTGACCAAGATCCGACGGGGGCAGCTTA
This window harbors:
- a CDS encoding uncharacterized protein (EggNog:ENOG410PIMP~COG:S~TransMembrane:4 (o29-55i67-87o107-129i150-174o)~BUSCO:13708at33183), whose translation is MAAIWGNAGQPGQFPLEQWFYEMPPCTRWWTTATVATSVLVQCHILTPFQLFYSFRAVFVKSQYWRLISNFLYFGPLNLDLLFHVFFQQRYSRLLEESSGHSSANFSWMLLYATIALLTLSPFLSVPFLGPALSSSLVYIWGRRNPDTRLSFFGVLVFTAPYLPWVLMAFSLIVHGTIPKDEICGVIVGHIWYFFSDVYPPLHGGHRPLDPPAWWRRLFEGRMGTDRRQEDRGTHARNLNNEFAAAAAPEVR
- a CDS encoding uncharacterized protein (EggNog:ENOG410PI2V~COG:U~TransMembrane:9 (n11-18c23/24o309-330i419-446o452-472i493-513o519-541i581-603o609-634i646-670o682-711i)~BUSCO:3473at33183), which gives rise to MALDIRVWPMLAAFVFLLSTARAFYIPGYSIRSYRDNERIPVLVNKIFSDHSPFQYAYFDLPFVCPPSGKTHTSSPFASGHSISLNLGEVLRGDRIRNSDFEVIMGKDVACQFLCHRKIDRTDVKRAKNLISDGYMVEWIMDNLPGATSFVSVDRSKRYYSSGFKLGYKDFSPASRSPRYFIHNHFTFVIRWRSAPGKAGAHGGKVIVGFEVYPKSIGDVQRSANGCPQEVHAKQERLELYIAPNNTRLAEKYPGSSYLPENDDDVDDGASITITYSYSVYFRKDESIRWSNRWDLYFYSHQDGKMTHWLAILNSLTISAVLGFVVLVIWGRTAGEGRGRGEGSLEEGKLKLSSRNSRSGTRTPRTPKTPRIDEKSSSGLLEQGGDDDLDRLSDDEVEEVASWKRLHGDVFRVPAYSGLLAPLVGSGMQLLFMATGLLALSCIGVLNPSFRGGFVSVGMGLFVFAGTFSGYFSGRLYKTFGGRNWQKNTLVTALLFPGLIFALVFFLNLFVWAQASSTAIPFSTLVGLVALWLLIQVPLVYAGSWYGYERTTPWEHPTRTNAIPRQIPPQSWYLRTVRGTLLTGLPPFAVLFVELLFVFRNLMQDKSGYYYVFGYLSVVCTVLIITVSQVTIIATYCQLSAENHRWWWQSFITGGSSALWIFLLCVWYYLTRLHIRGFVSSLLFFGYSFLGCTVYGLLTGTVGFLTAYAFVRRIYSSVKAD
- a CDS encoding uncharacterized protein (EggNog:ENOG410PHFJ~COG:O~BUSCO:10450at33183); its protein translation is MADNGEVGEESPITFLVKTSSDAKYSLTLAPSTKIGNLKVKLSEPQYADVPPARQRLIYSGRVLKDHDTLATYNVKDGHTIHLVKSAASNQPPQQSSQSSSATTAGRSAPQAPPPGVPTNIAAGTGNNPLAGLTGARFAGYNMQLPGASFFGPDGGMGPPPSTEQLINMLDNPQFQSMMNEALQNPQLLDMMIQQNPMLRDMGPGVRQMMQSPAFRRMLTDPNMLRQMAQMQSQFGLSPFGGGSGENAAFPAPGVTNTTSDEHRQQENTQTGNTGNSAGNAPNPFTLFGLPPPPQGAAGNPFGALFGNAAFGGAPTGNSPAPTGTQENQPREGASTGTTAPSSTAEGTQPGQNQQNPFAALFNPALLASPPAGQTTSQQRQNPYAALANNPFLQDPTLFNQLMQAVGGGQNGSNAEAGANPFAALFPGLMGQGSSTPQDNRPPEERYAEQLRQLNEMGFYEFERNIEALRRTGGSVQGAVEYLLNNT